The following are encoded together in the Cyanobacterium aponinum PCC 10605 genome:
- a CDS encoding DUF1818 family protein has protein sequence MIKQGKGWRIGWKPNPCTYQGLLGGEDWAMELTSAEMADFCRLLPEINQAVIDISEHLMDEEKIVCEMESELLWLGAEGYPQNYSLRVILSQGRCCEGTWSVEVLPELLKAIQSFHLF, from the coding sequence TTGATTAAACAAGGTAAAGGATGGCGTATTGGTTGGAAACCAAATCCTTGCACTTATCAAGGATTATTAGGGGGCGAAGATTGGGCGATGGAGCTAACTTCTGCCGAAATGGCTGATTTTTGTCGTCTTTTACCAGAAATTAATCAAGCAGTAATTGATATAAGCGAACATCTCATGGATGAAGAAAAAATCGTCTGTGAGATGGAAAGTGAACTTTTGTGGTTAGGAGCAGAAGGATATCCTCAAAATTATTCCTTACGAGTTATTTTATCTCAAGGTAGATGTTGTGAAGGAACTTGGTCTGTCGAAGTTCTACCAGAGCTTTTAAAGGCTATACAGTCTTTTCACTTATTCTAA
- a CDS encoding DUF760 domain-containing protein translates to MVFDSNFFQRESETTLKNTLVEYLQKQHPETLERVAQSATPEVREIITHNVQGLLGVLPSDGFNVQIVTDRQYLANLLASAMMTGYFLCQMEKRKDLEDSISNTDSL, encoded by the coding sequence ATGGTATTTGATTCTAATTTTTTTCAGCGCGAATCAGAAACAACACTCAAAAATACATTAGTTGAATATTTACAAAAACAACATCCAGAAACATTAGAAAGAGTTGCCCAATCGGCAACTCCAGAAGTAAGAGAAATTATCACTCACAATGTACAAGGTTTATTAGGAGTTTTACCCTCTGATGGATTTAACGTACAAATTGTCACAGATAGACAGTATTTAGCGAATTTATTAGCTTCGGCGATGATGACTGGTTATTTTCTTTGCCAGATGGAAAAAAGAAAGGATTTAGAAGACAGCATCAGCAATACTGATTCTCTTTAA